In Novipirellula artificiosorum, a genomic segment contains:
- a CDS encoding BlaI/MecI/CopY family transcriptional regulator translates to MVKRTKTPLELGKRERQVYETVVRLGEASVSDVKTNLDQPPSYSAVRATLGFLVDKGWLKHRRDGQRYLYRSAASREKTQRNAARRLLDNFFSGSTTAAIAALLDAADVELSDRQRQEMIEMIQQARKENR, encoded by the coding sequence ATGGTGAAGCGCACTAAGACGCCTTTGGAATTGGGCAAACGGGAGCGTCAGGTCTACGAAACGGTCGTCAGGCTTGGCGAAGCGTCGGTGAGCGATGTAAAGACAAATTTGGACCAGCCGCCGAGCTATTCGGCCGTCCGAGCAACACTTGGCTTCTTGGTCGACAAGGGCTGGCTGAAACATCGACGTGACGGCCAGCGGTATCTGTATCGATCGGCCGCCAGCCGCGAGAAGACCCAGCGCAACGCGGCTCGGCGTCTACTCGACAACTTCTTTTCCGGCTCTACGACCGCTGCGATTGCTGCACTGCTCGATGCAGCGGATGTGGAATTGAGTGATCGCCAGCGTCAAGAAATGATCGAAATGATCCAACAAGCTCGCAAGGAAAACCGATGA